GACCATCGTCAACCCGGCCCGCACTTGGTCGGTCAGCAACGCCACTTCGGTGGGCTCGCTCGAGGGCGCCTACTGCGCCTACGTCGGCTACGACCTCACGGTCTACCAGAACGAGACCATCTCGTTCTCCCAGCCCGTCAATGTCGCCGGCGGCGAGTCCGTGCTGAGCTTCTGGATGGCCGGCGCTCTGGGCACCTCCTGGGACCTGAACGTCGCTGAGACGGTCGAGGTCAACGGCATCCCCGTCTTCGACTTCGACAGCAACGTGACCGCCCACATGACCTACGAGCAGTTCTTCGTCGACCTCGGCGCCTACGACGGCACGACCGTGACCATCACCTTCCGCTACCAGGGCGTGGACGGCGACCTCCACGTGCTGGACGCCGTGATGGTCGACGACGGCACCGGCTACTCGCCGCCGCCGCCGCCGCCGCCGCCGGCGAACGACACCTGCGCGACCGCCATCGACCTGCAGGCGCAGGGGCTGACCTCGTTCCAGGTCGACCTGTGCCTGGCCAACGGCGACTACAGCGCCCCGAGCGGCGGCTGCACCGGCTACACGTCGGCGGGCAACGACGTCGTGTACAAGATCTACCTGGCCGCGGGTGAGTCCTTCATCGCGACCGAGACCGGCGAGCACGACTCCGCCCTGTGGCTCGTCACCGACTGCGCCAACACGGCCGGCACCTGCGTTGCCGGCGCCGACGACACCTTCGGCGGCGACACCGAGGTCCTCTCGTACGCCGCCGCGTCGGCCGGCTGGTACTACCTGATCGTGGACGCCTACGGCACCGGGGCCTGCAGCCTCACCACGGTCACCATCGAGGCTCCCGTGAGCAACGAGGACTTGAGCTGGGGCAACCTCAAGACGATGTACCGGTAATCTCCGGCACGCGTCTCGTCGTCCTTCGGTGCGAAGCCCCCCTCCCGGACGGGAGGGGGGCTTCGTCTTCCTTGCATCGCCGGGCGATCGTGGGCATCCTGTGGGTATGAAAAAGATGAACGCATCCCCGAAGCGCCTGCTGCTCGTGATCGCCGGCTCGCTGGTCCTGCTGGTCGCCGGCCTGCTGATCTTCTTCCCCGTCGGCAGGGTCAAGACCCTGGCCGCGAGCCGCGCTTCCGCCGCGCTGGGCAGGGAGGTCGCCATCGACGACGCCCGCCTGTCGCTGCGCGGCGGCCTGGGCGTGCGCCTGCAGGGGCTGCGCGTCGGCAACCCGCCCGGGTTCGGGGGCGAGCCGCTGGCCGCGGTCGAGGCCGTGGACCTGCGACTGCGCCTGCTGCCGCTGCTGCGCGGGAGAGTGGAGGCGGATCGCCTGGTCGTCACCGGGCCCGTCCTGGACCTGCGGCGCCGGGCCGACGGCGCCGACAACTTCACCTTCGCGTCGCCCGCCGCCGGGACCGGCGGGGGCGGCAATGGCGGGGACAACAAGCCCCCCGCGATCACGCTGGACCGCGTCACGATCGTCGGCGGCCGGCTGGCCTTCGCCGACGAGGCCGCCGGCGCGGGCGTGCGGCTGGCCGGGCTGAAGCTCGAGGCGAGCCTGGCGACCGACGCGACGGGCCGCAGCGTGGCGCGGGGCGAGTTGGGCGCCGACAGCCTGCTCGTCGACGTCACCGCGCCCCTGCCGGCGCTGCCGGTCTCCCTGCGGTTCGACCTCGCGTACGACCGGGCCGCCGCGCTGCTGACGCTGGCGGAGTCCGCCCTGTCCGCGGGGCCGCTGCGCTTCAAACTGTCGGGCGACGTCGCCCGCGGCGACGGCGACGTCACCGCGCACGGGCGGCTGGTCTCGGACCGCATCACCGCCGCCGACCTGCTCGGCCTGCTGCCCGCCGACCGTCGCGAAGCCCTGGCCGCCTACCGCCTCGCGGGCGACGTCGTCGTGGAGGCGGACGCGAGCCTGGAGCCCGGCCGCGCGCCCGCCTACGCCGCGACGGCCGCGCTGACGGACCTGGTCATGAGCGGCGGCGAGCTGCCCGGCGAGCTGAGGGTGGCGTCGGCCCGGGCCGACCTGCGGCCCGACAGCCTGCACGTCGCGGTGACGAAGGCCTCGTTCGGCGGCCGCCCGCTGCAGGGCGACTTCTCGGTGACGCGCTTCGCCGAGCCGCGGCTGCGCGGGAGCGTGAGCGGCGAGGTCGACCTGGCCTACGTGCAGCCCTTCCTGCCGCCGGGGCGCGGGGCCGCGATCGCGGGCGTGC
The genomic region above belongs to bacterium and contains:
- a CDS encoding choice-of-anchor J domain-containing protein, coding for MSFKRTIVLALIVALAASAAMAGTPKTDGRTDIETFQQMNRIHGDAFTSRAVFQGFEGGVIPAGWTQTIVNPARTWSVSNATSVGSLEGAYCAYVGYDLTVYQNETISFSQPVNVAGGESVLSFWMAGALGTSWDLNVAETVEVNGIPVFDFDSNVTAHMTYEQFFVDLGAYDGTTVTITFRYQGVDGDLHVLDAVMVDDGTGYSPPPPPPPPANDTCATAIDLQAQGLTSFQVDLCLANGDYSAPSGGCTGYTSAGNDVVYKIYLAAGESFIATETGEHDSALWLVTDCANTAGTCVAGADDTFGGDTEVLSYAAASAGWYYLIVDAYGTGACSLTTVTIEAPVSNEDLSWGNLKTMYR